AACCATTTTATATTTCTAGTCTATTGTCATGGCATCTAGATGACTCGAAACCATTTATAGAACTTGTAGTTGGAGATGAAAAGCAGATAATTGATGATAAGTATCAAGTTGAACAAGGAAACTACGTTTTTAAGATCAATGCTGAAGATTTTGAAACGTCTCCAATAATCATTGCAAGCAAAAATATTAAATGTGAAATTGTAAATGAAGAACCATTCTAAAAATAAAAAAGGCACTTTATCACGAGATTGGTAATCAAGTAATAAATTCTTGACTAGTAAGGAACAATCTCACTAATCAAGTTGCAAATAACTAATAAAAAATAGCTGTATTTATTGTACAAAAATTCAAAGGCCTTTTCTAGTCTTTTGAAGGGTTAATAAATGTGCAGTCATTGAAACAGTATTAGTGAGGCTAGCTCGCTGATACTGTTTTTAGTTCTATTTTACTACAAAAGAAAGATAGCAAAGTAAGAACAATAATACCTGATAACTCTAGACAACCGTAAAAGAAGGAGCTAACTAAAAATGATTGATTCTGAAAAAATGGAAAGTTTAATCAATGAAAGAAAAAAATTATTACCAGATGACCCAAGAATTGGTGAAATCTGGGATGAATTGACACAAATATTCTCAGAAGACGAAAAAGACACAATTAAATATTTAAATAATTGTTCTGGAAGTCAATTAGAATGGATAAGTGAAGTATTTGAAGATATATCAGAAAATCTACAAAGTGAAGATTTTATTGATACATTAGAAAAACTACAGAAAAAATTTCCGTATTTAGATTTAGAGATGGATATTTCATATGCAAAGGAAGTATTAAAAAATTAAAATAGTAAAATAAAAAGACACGTTACTATCTGAGTGGAATCGGACAGTAAAGCTTTGATTAGTAAGATATAGTCTCACTACCCAAATTACAAATAATTGAAACAGGATCAGTGAGAGTGGCTCATTGATGCTGGTTTTAATTTTATTTTACTACAATAGTTCTGCCTACGTTCCTCAACAATATACAACAGACGTTGACAGTGGTGACCTAAAATCTTTTGTAAAGTAACAAAAGATGGAGCAGGTGTTAAAAATCCAAAAATCTACCAGTATTTAAATGCGAATGGCAAAGAAATACCATCAGACTTGTTTGAATTTATTTCTCAACAGGATTGGGATGATAGGGTAAAAGCAGCCTTTCGAAATGGGAAGGATTTACAGATAGGGAACAAGTACAATCCAGTTTTGGGAGCGTTAGTGGCATCCGGTCAATATCTTGAAGATGGTTATAAATTTATGACGGAAGACGAGCTGGGGCAAGCGTTACAGATGTTAGGGTTTAACTTTGCCTCTTATCGATTGGCGACGAATAAAGGTACGAAGACGGTTGAGAATAAAAAAGCTGGTGGGGCTGGAACTTCTGGAGAGAATATATTTAATTATACAAACAAAGTAAATGAGCATATGGCTAATCCAGATAGAGCAGTCCCAGTTCAGACTTTGAAAGAAGCAATTAAAGTTGGAACTCCAATGCCTGACCCAAGAGGTTCTAGTGCAACAATGTATTATAGTGAAATCTATATTAACGGCAAGAAGTATAATTTTGAAGTGCTTTATGATAAGGCAACAAATACTATTTATCACTTTAAATACGACAGAAGGCCATTAGGTCCGTTGCCTGCAGTCCCAAAACAATGATACTGGAGGAAAATTATTATGACAAAAAAAGAGCAACTATACTATTTATTAAATGGTCTGAATAATGGAGAAATAGAGATTAATAATTTCACAAATCAGTTTATGAAAATTTTTGATTTAGAAATAGATTATGATGAATTGTCAAAAAAAGAATACACAATTTTAGGCAATGTGTCTGATATGGCAGCTAGATTTTCTGATAGCGTAGAAGACTTAAAATTACCTAATGTGTACTATAGTGAAAAGCAAATTAGGGATGAAGTATCTCATGCTTTAAAAGAATTAACTTGAAGCATAATTAAAAAAGGCACTTTATCACAAGATTGGTAATTACGTGATAAAGACTTGACTAGTAAGATGAGACTCACTAATCAAGTTGCCAAATGATAAAATTCAAAACCTGTTGAAATGGTATCAGCGAGAGTTACTTGTGCTGTTTCAATAGGTTTATTTCATTTTTAAATTTTATTTTACTACAATCATTCTGTGACTCGAGGCCTAGAAGCCAAACGGAAATTAGAAAAGAAGCTCCAAAAATTACAAGCTTTTCACGCCAGTTCACCAATAAAGGGAAAGGTTCTGTTTATGATATTGACCCATTGACTGGAAAATCACCTACAAAGCAAACTCAAATTATCATAGGCGTTTTGAGCGGATAATTCAAGACGGAAAAGTTACGCACAGAATTTTTGTCAGAAATTCAGAATTGAGTGGGGGCTATAAAATAATGAATTATATAGATGAATTTAAAAAAAATGATATTTCTTTTTCTTGGAATGAGCTTAAAGTAGGTAGATTTGGTTATTCAGACAATGAATTTTATTTACAAGGTATGCTTGATGATGAGTTTGTAATGAAATACACTTTAGATTATCTATCTAAAAATGAAAATGAGGAAAATTCGTATATATGGGAGCTTGGAAGTCTATTTTCACCATATGATGAGAATGAAATATATAAACTTCTGGATTTAATTGAAAATTCTAATGAAAAAGATTTGATGTCTTATTATAGATGGAGATGGATTTTAGTTAATAATCTATTGAAGAGAATCTTAGATAAAGATTATGTAAATGCTTTGTTAGAAATTAGTGGATTCTGGCTTTATTTAAAGTCTCCAGTAGATATGCCTTATCAATACCAAGGTGTAGAAAACAAGTTAACCCCTCAAGAATTTTACACGGAGGAACACTTATCTAAAGTTATTTCCGACCATGAAAAATGGTTGGAAGATGAAAAAGAGAATTTAAAGTAATAGGTATCAAAATAAAAAAAGTACTTTCTCGCGAGACTGGTAATCAAGTGATAAAGTCTTGACTGGTAAGAACACATTCACTAATCAAATTGTCAATAACTAACAAAAACTAGCTGTATTTATTGCACAAAAATTCAAAGGCCTGTTCTAGTCTTTTGAATGGCTATTAAGTGTACAGCTATTTCAATTAGAGAATGTACAGTTATGGAAACAGTATCGGTGAGGCTAGCTCACTGATACTGTTTTTAGTTTTATTTTATCGCATGATGTACCTTCATTTTTCCAACGAATGCAAGATGAAGTTCATAACGAAAGCGTTACTAATGGATAATGGGAAAAGGAGTTAGTCGACAATTATTACTAAATTCTGGGAGCATTACTATACAGAATAGTATTATTTTGAATTGTAGGACCATATAGCTGTAGACGAAAGGATTATTTGCAGAAGGAGGATCAGTAAAATGACGATATTTAATAAAAAATTGTAAAGACGCACCACAGCTCTTTTGTTTACCTCTAATTAGTGGTAAAATTATTGCTATCAGTCTAAAGATTAGTCGGGGTGTCGATGTGAAAAAATTTAATCCAAATAAAAATATAATTATCACGCTGATCATAGTGATCATCGTGGTTACGATCATTAGTTTGACCGCTGCTCATAGAGCAAACAACGGGAAAACCAATCTTGGTCAATCAGCAGTCAATGATAGCGTTGGTTTTGTTGACAAAGTTATTTCATTTCCGGGAAGAGCAATCAGTAACGGAGTATCATCAATCAGCACACTTTTTAACACTTACGATGAAAATGCACGATTAAAAGAAAGAATCGATGGATATGGCGAACTTTCTATCCAAAATGATAACTTAAAAAAAGAAAATGAAGCATTGAAGAAAGAACTAGCACTGAATGAGACACTAGGCAACTATGAAAAAGTGACAGCAACAGTTGTTACTCGATCTCCTGACATGTGGCAAGATTTACTAGTTGTGGATCGAGGCTCAAATGACGGTATCGAACCCAACATGGCAGTTCTAGCTCAAAAAGGGTTGATTGGTCGTGTTGTAGAGGTGAATGCAACATCGTCTAAAGTCGAACTATTAACATCGAAGAACCAAAATTCTAATCATTTTCCAGTTCAAATCAACTCTGAAAAAGGGGATTCATATGGATTGTTGAAAAAATACGATGATAAAGAAAATACATTGATCGTCAGTCAATTGGTAGGAGATATGGATATCAAAGAAGGCGATATTGTTCAAACATCTGGATTAGGCCAAAATTCTCCAGCGAATCTACCGGTCGGTGTGGTTCAAAAAGTTAAACCAGATAGTTATGGCTTAGATCGCGAAGTTTATATCAAACCTTACGCTGAAATGTATAACATACCCGTCGTGACAATCATCAAGCGATTAGCTGGAGCGGGGGAGTAAGATGCACATGATCCGAAAAGAAAATGTTAAATATTATGCGCCTGTAGTTTTCTTTTTACTGATGCTGATCGATGGTCAACTGACCCAAGCTGCGCGGAATATAACGGATAATATCTATTTTGCGAATGCTCATTTTTTATTACTGGCATTTTTAATGGCAGTTCCTAATCTCTCTAAACGTTATTTGCTGATCACAGCGCTTGTTTTAGGGATGGTTAGCGATAGTTATTATATTGGAATCATAGGGATTTATACGGTGGCATTAGTAGCGACTGTTATGATGATGTATCGTTTCCAGCGAGTGGTTCACACAAACTTAATCACAGCTTTTTTTGGAATGATTATTTTTGTGACGACATATGAGCTGATTGCGATGGGGCTGCAAATCATTTTTCACATATCAAATGTGGCACCATTATTATTTATCACGAAAGTTTTAGGACCAACATTGCTTTTTAATATGTTGATATTCGTTATTTTTTCTTATCCATTAAAAAGACTATTCGCTAATGAATAGTCTTTTTTCATGTGGCTAATGAACGAAACATTACAATTGATATTATTTAAAAGCCTGCGGAATTAGGCTTTTGATTGATTTTAGGTGTTATTTAATTCTGTTTTATGAAACAATTTTGTAATATCTCTTTTATCTGTATGTCATACTGCTATGTTACAATTAGCACGTTGCCAATTTAATGAAGACGAAACAATACTTAGAACTTATAAAATACATAACATAAATGTCGGAGGAATAAACGAGTGAAAAAAAGTATATTATCAGCATTGATGGTTTGTTCAATTACGCTTACCTCAGTTGCTTTACCTGCGGCTGCAGTTGCAGATGACTATGACACCAAGATTGAACAACAAGATGAGATCATCAATGGACTAAAAACAAAAGAATCAGAAGCTGCTACTAAATTATCAGCAATCGAGTCAGATATGTTAGCTACAGCAACTAAAATCGATGAATTAACAGCGAAGAAAAAAACACTTAAAGATGAAATCACAAAGTTATATGGCGAAATTTCTGATCTGAATGTCCGTATCCAAAAAAGAGAAGTCCAAATGCGGAATCAAGCACGTGATGTTCAAGTAAGTGGAACAAGTACTAGCTATTTAGACGTGATCATCAATTCTGAATCTATCTCTGATGCAATCAGCAGAGTTCAAGGGATCACGACATTAGTAAATGCAAACAATGACTTATTAGAGCAACAGACGTCTGATAAAAAAGATGTGGAAAAAAAGACAAAGACTGTAGAATCACAAATCTCAGTTTTAGAAACATCTACAAAAGAGCTGAATGCTAAAAAAGCGTCTTTAGATACTTTGAAGCTAGAACTAGAAATTGCTAAAAATGATTTAGAAGCACAGCGCTCAACAGAAGAAAATAAAAAATCTGAGTATGTTGAACAAAAAGCCGCAGCTCAAAAGAAATTAGAAGAAGAGCAAGCTAAGCAAGCGAAACAAGCCGCAGCACAAAGAAAAGCAGAAGCAGAAGCTGCTAAGAAACTTGCAGAAGCACAAGCTGCAAACCCAGGACTTGTTCAAACGAATCTTGTAGAAGAAAATGGTACAACTAATACAACACCAGAAGCACCAAAACCAGTTGAAAAACCTAGTGGTAATACTGGTGGTGGCAGCAGTATCGGTACTGGCGGCGTATCAGAAGCGAAGAAAAAAGCAGCACAAATCGCTTTAAATGCTGTCGGCCAAACAAACCCGACAGGTTGGGGTCAAAGTGGTGAATGTATTGTAGC
This sequence is a window from Enterococcus sp. 7F3_DIV0205. Protein-coding genes within it:
- a CDS encoding coiled-coil domain-containing protein; this translates as MKKSILSALMVCSITLTSVALPAAAVADDYDTKIEQQDEIINGLKTKESEAATKLSAIESDMLATATKIDELTAKKKTLKDEITKLYGEISDLNVRIQKREVQMRNQARDVQVSGTSTSYLDVIINSESISDAISRVQGITTLVNANNDLLEQQTSDKKDVEKKTKTVESQISVLETSTKELNAKKASLDTLKLELEIAKNDLEAQRSTEENKKSEYVEQKAAAQKKLEEEQAKQAKQAAAQRKAEAEAAKKLAEAQAANPGLVQTNLVEENGTTNTTPEAPKPVEKPSGNTGGGSSIGTGGVSEAKKKAAQIALNAVGQTNPTGWGQSGECIVAVQNWLNAAGIRFSPGGPHSGYTQSGAVQVSWSDVQVGDVVQYENSLSPDAWLDGVHTVLVVGVNGSSVQIVESNNPAGSGYVSTTTGWTPSPYAANFRAVVWRFPG
- a CDS encoding DUF2247 family protein, whose product is MNYIDEFKKNDISFSWNELKVGRFGYSDNEFYLQGMLDDEFVMKYTLDYLSKNENEENSYIWELGSLFSPYDENEIYKLLDLIENSNEKDLMSYYRWRWILVNNLLKRILDKDYVNALLEISGFWLYLKSPVDMPYQYQGVENKLTPQEFYTEEHLSKVISDHEKWLEDEKENLK
- the mreD gene encoding rod shape-determining protein MreD, whose product is MIRKENVKYYAPVVFFLLMLIDGQLTQAARNITDNIYFANAHFLLLAFLMAVPNLSKRYLLITALVLGMVSDSYYIGIIGIYTVALVATVMMMYRFQRVVHTNLITAFFGMIIFVTTYELIAMGLQIIFHISNVAPLLFITKVLGPTLLFNMLIFVIFSYPLKRLFANE
- the mreC gene encoding rod shape-determining protein MreC encodes the protein MKKFNPNKNIIITLIIVIIVVTIISLTAAHRANNGKTNLGQSAVNDSVGFVDKVISFPGRAISNGVSSISTLFNTYDENARLKERIDGYGELSIQNDNLKKENEALKKELALNETLGNYEKVTATVVTRSPDMWQDLLVVDRGSNDGIEPNMAVLAQKGLIGRVVEVNATSSKVELLTSKNQNSNHFPVQINSEKGDSYGLLKKYDDKENTLIVSQLVGDMDIKEGDIVQTSGLGQNSPANLPVGVVQKVKPDSYGLDREVYIKPYAEMYNIPVVTIIKRLAGAGE